A stretch of DNA from Lycium ferocissimum isolate CSIRO_LF1 chromosome 4, AGI_CSIRO_Lferr_CH_V1, whole genome shotgun sequence:
TGCAAGTTTTTCAAATGGAGAGATAAGCAAAGTGTTGATGAAAGATCAAAGTTTATTATTCCAAGATTGGTGAACAAAATCAAAGAGTTAGAAGAAAAATTACGAGCGTGTTAGGTTGCATTTGGCCGAACTTGAAAGTTTTAAGATGCGGTTTGATAATCTCAACATGAATTCACTTGAACTTGAAGATTCAAAAGAGGATGAAATTCGCTTGGATGAGCTTGAAAGTCTTATTCTTCAATATGATAATCTCAACATCAATTTGGTTGAGCTTGAAGATTCAAAAGAGATAGGTGATTTGAATGAGGTGAAGTTTCAAAAGAGGAGACGAATGATTTGGATGAGCTTGGAGATTCAAAAGAGAAGAGTAATTTGAAAGAGAATGATatgaatgaaaaaaagaatAGCAACTCGTGTAGGTTTAATAGAGCAGGTCCTTGGTGTTTGATGGTTTGTGTATTTGTTGTGTATCTTAGTGGTTTAATCCAAATGggcaacttgaagaaaaatcaaatgaagttGCCATAAGTACTAATAGAACCTCattttggttgtcgtaatgGAACTTTAATGATCTCGGATAGGCTAAAGTTAGATTTGTTTTGTTGTAAAGTACATTTTGGTATTATAATGAAGCATGACTTGTTTGGTTTATCCTACTTTTCTTGTTGGTATTATTTGAGTAAATTTTGGCAATTTTCAATTTTGgcaattttcttttgttattgatTGAGTCAATTATGGCAGAATAAGATCACATATAGcaacattttgtttcaaaatgttGAGGATCGGGGAGTGTATGggatccggcatacaatctttaaggaaagctaaagttatgccggatctgATAACTAAAACTCGCcccataaggcagaatttttcctaagacatagtttagttatgccttatggggcagaattttagttaaggcataacaaaattatgccccataagacaagaacttttccttaaggcatagattttgccttataaggcaaagtttaagttatgccttaaggaaaagttccgccttatgggtatacttttagttatgtctgtggggcatactttttaattaaagcataactaaaagtttaccttgaaaagtaaaaaataataatatatatatatatataagcagtAAGTCCCCCCGCCGGCGGattttttagttaaacataactaaaagtccgtcTCTCCATAGAACACTTattgttaaacataactaaaagtctcgcACCTCTCGGCggcacttttagttaaacataactaaaagtacgccctCCGGCGTACTTattgttaaacataactaaaagtctgccccctccggcagacttttagttaaacataactaaaagtctgcaccagtttttgtttcaaaatggaccaaattttgtttcaaaatggaccagatttttagtcataatgcACCAGATTTCGAGCCAAATCGCACCAGCTTTTGTTTCAAATGGACCAGATTTTGAGTCATAATGCACAGCATTTTGAGTCAAAACTGCACCATTTTTTAGCCAAAACTGCACCGGTTTTGAGCCAAAACTGCACCAGGTTTTGAGCCAAAACTGCACTAGATTTTGACCCCCAAAACTGCACCATTTTTTGACCCAAAACTGCACCATTTTTTGACACAAAACTGCACCAGTTTTGAGCCCAACTGCACCGCTTTGAGCCCAAATCGCGCCAAGTTTTGAACCAAAAGCGCACCAGTTTTTTAGCCAAAATCGGCACCAGTTTAACATCAACTTTTGAGTCAAAATCTGGTCCGTCAAAATCTGAACAAAAGCGACTTAAACATCAACTTCAATCATCAAACATCCAATACATAGAACTCACATTCAAGACCACATAAACCGCTCGAAAACAGAAATTCAACATTGCATATAAATATAGAATTCAGGTACCATTTCTTACAAGAAAATAtagtttcaaaaatataaaaaatggtaCATCCTAATACCTTTTACCAACATGAACAAAACAATTTGACATTAACAAAATACAAGACTtctaaattaacaaaatcaacatTTGATATCAACATTATAGCTTCCACGGGTCTCTTGTGCAATGAAGGAGTGGTACTTTGACTTGCATTGTTTGAACCATTAGCCCCTCGCTTGATCTCTAATCTCTTGAAGCCTTCTAGTTGTGATTGATTTAGTTCCTTTCCATTTCAAATCCACTTGTTGGTTTGAAACCAATATCACCAATTATCACGGATCTTATTATCTTTCTTGGTCCAAGAGATACAATTCTCGACTTCGTAGTCCAGCAAAAGAAGatttaataagttgaatttattATAAGAGAACAAAAGATATATAATGTAATGTATCGGTACTTAAACACACACTATGTTGTTTGTTTCCATCCATCTTTCTTAAACACACACTATGTTGTTTGTTTCCATCATCACTTCATAACTTTCGTTAGCCCATTAAATTCAATGGAGCACCCATTGAGTTGTCAATGTTATCCTCCAATATCTTCATTCCCATTGGAGAGACGTTGCCTATCCAATATCAACATTAACATATTCACTCATTACCCCCACCAACATATTTTGGTTCATCATCATCTCCAAACACTAAGTCCCCACCATGATACAATCTAAGAGTTATGAATGTAAACCCACTCATAACTAACTGCAAACAAAGATAAATAACAACAAACTAAGTaatcaaaaattttgaaaattctaTTTTCGATTCATCAAACTCGCAAACCTTAAAAACCCTAAATTAACAAAACCCCAATTAAATGTAGTAAAGAACTAACCTTTGGACTAAATGCAAACTTAGCCTTCCAACTGACCTTGAATTTACAAATTGTAACACCGAAGAAATCACAACACTATTCTTGTTTTGAATCGGAGCGAAATTGACCCTTTTGGAACAAAGAACTTAAGATCTTGGATGCTTTTTTCCACTCTATAAAATGCCAGAATTTTAAGATTTTGGGATATAATCTTCAATGATCAAAGAAGGTTTTTTATCAATTGATTTTTTGGTTCGGGTGAAATTTTTGATCGGGTAATATTTTGGGAAAAGTAAATAACATTTAACCAAGgtcaataaattaaaaaggggaaagaaagcCGACTTGGGGGCCCAAGGCGCGTGATCACACATCCACAAATATAATTGGGATAGTGTACAATAAGCCTCCACGTCGATCGTTAAGGTGCaaagaattaaggaaaaaaatagtttaggggggtaataggacctaGGGAAAGAAAAGGTGTGTCATAGGAACTTAGGGTATAGTTTGGGGGGGTAatagtgccttatcccttttTTTGAGCTTAAAAATATTAGCGGAGTCAGAATTTTTGCGGagggattcaaaatataaagaataaatacacaaagaaattaagagaattcTACAATGTATACATCCGGGAAAGGAGGTACGATTACAAGGGCAGATATAGCCTTTATATGGGTTCACGGGAAAGCAATCACTTTTGTTCTTACTGTGTATTTCTATTGGAAAtccataaaatatttataactcGCTGATTGTGAACCTAGTTATTATTTTGTGTTAACTTGAAATCTTTATAGGAACCCATATACTTGAAAACTTAGATCCACCTTTGAGTACGAAATAATCCCCTTGCAACCTCTAGCTCCGCCCCGGCTTACTCATGCATGGGCGAGTCACATATTCAAAAACTCACGACTGACTTAGAATATGTTTTTCTGTTGTAtgaaatgaaaaacaaaatataaaagagtttaaaaaatataaatagagtTAAATGTACTCAAAACTCATAATACCTAGAGGGATCGGTTTCTAATCCTGTGAGTGGAAAAATTCTTGGTAAATAAGCTTTCTCCTTTAATAATCCTATGCATATGCAAATCTGAATTAGTCGGGCCAATAAGTATCAGGTACCAGAtggttaaaaagaaaaaaaaaatagtaggaAGTGGACAAGAATCTTTGTGACtgattaaatattattttgtgtatttgaaaacaaattctcCAGCTTTTCCTGTTATgaaatcaaatcaaacaaaaagcCAGGAATTCGTGGTATTTCATTGAGAACAAATTAATTAGTTGACTTTTCCAAGAAGAcactgatgatgatgattgcATTGATGCTATGGATTATACTACTATATGTCTTTTTGGATTCATTTATGCTTCTAAGCAAAGCTAATGCCTTGCTTTTTggaaattcaaaatataaatattctCAAGTACTTGATGGCAGTGCTAAAAGCTGCCTAAGATCGAAAGgtatacatataacgtataCCTTTGTGAAATTCACCTGTAAAACCGTAGATAGTTTTAGCATTTCTTGAATGCTCACTACAGGAAATCGGACTTTTTTAGCGGCAATTAAAGTTGCTACAAATGCTGAGATGATCTCTACTAAATGTTTTTACTGGCGACCTTAGAATTGTTACAAGTACTTCTGATGATTTCATCTGAATTACAACTCTTGGGGTCACCACAAAGAGTGTTCATTTTGTAACGACTAAACTCGCCACTAGTTACAAATAAACAAATATGctacaaaaaaaaaggttccataaaatagattttttttggaagaaaTACTACAAGAACTTAGACTTTTGTTGGGTGGCGATTAAAGTCGACAAAAGCCGAGATGGTCGCACTAAATGTTTTTAGTGGCAACCTTAAGATAATTAATAAGTACTTCCCATGCTAAGCAAAATTTTGTGACAACTCTTGGGGGTCGCCACAACTGTGTGCATTTAGTGACGACTAAAGTTGCCACAAAAGTAAGCAAATACGGTCTAACAAAGGTTCCAAAATATAGATTTTTGGTAGAAACCCTAGACAATTTTAGCATTTCTATGATAGCTCCAATTTCTGCTCTTTCTTTCTGTTGTTTTGTTTTCTGTCTCCCTATCATTTCATAGTTATGAATCTATCTCTACTTTATTTGGTGGAGCATTATAAAAGTTTACACATATAAGTACGCAATATGTACGCAGTGTATATTCACaaatattagtagtagtagttagAAAGTCATGAATAAACCTATTCACTTTCGGTCTGATTTATGTAAAGGTATTTTGAATAGACACAGAacttaatgattttttaaatttgtggtctaaaatatgTTATAGACATCTCTGTGGCTATAAGAGTAAAATGAACTTCTTTCTTGAACTTCGTGCTCAGTTAATTACATTGTATAGATTAAAACGGGGGAGTAGAGATGAAATTATCTCATATGCCCATCACTTGTATATAATTTGAATATCAAAGAAATGTACATCTCTACAAAAATCTCTCGTACTTTATTTACAAATTTATTATATTAACTTATACTACTAATTTTCAGTAAAACTGGATTATATagctaaaataatattttcaatgGTCCGGAATGAGAATtttgggggcgggggggggggggtgacaTGGGCCATAATCTTCTGACTTCCActaacatattccaacatataaACAAATGAAAAGTTAGATTTCCTGTCAATTGATCTCTAGTCCACACTCAGCTTTATTCTGTGAAAAATTCGATtattcctttatttcttttcttcaaaaatgaaaaaaaaattaaaggtacTGCCAGCTCCCTATGCACaataataaatacaaaaaattagcTAAAAGCTCCTTTATCCCAATCATTTCAAACTATATTAGCTAGAAACTACAAATTCTTTTGGAGTATAAACTACTTAAATAAATTACACTTATTTGCTCTTTTTTCTCCCTAAAAAGTAATAGACCAgcttaaattaatcaaaactcTTTAATTATTACAACAATATAGTGGTACGAAATTTGCTCAAATTATTGGTCCTAAGCtcgaataaaagaaaatgattctACCTTTACCGTAAACAAACAACCAACTTAAACTGATCAATTCATGACAAATTTTCTAATGCTCCCCGACTTGTTTGAGACTAATGAGTTATTTCTTATATTACAAGAATATGATATACAACTTTGTCTGTGTGAGTTTACTCAAATTGTCGATTTAAAATTCTGACAAAATTAAAGAGAAGTTGCATGGTTGCGGAACATATAATTAGCATAAAATTAGTCAATTCATGATAGAACTTCTAATATTTTCGACTTGTTCGAGACTGACGtgtgtgtacagtgtgtatatatatctatggtCCTTAAGATTGGCGAAAAGCTGCAGCATTTTGCCTTAAGCTGGCCCAATCCCTTTAAAGTGTCATTCCTTTTCTTTAATTCTCTTTCACCATTTCCTTTAATCCCTttttcatcatcatatcatcagcctttttcttatttatttgatCCCCACTTGTCCACTATGAGTTCAATCGAACACATCATTTTTGAAATGAAGTATTaatatatacattaaaaaaaaaaaattaagttatatacatcgTTAGTGTAAATAAAACTTTACATTATTTAGAATTGTAATCTTGAAAATGAACCGGCCGCTATAACATGTAAATTTTACCTAATAATGTAAAATTTCTTACTCTAATGATGTATATAGCTTAAACGagaaaaaaatcactaaatttaacaaatattaacttttgaacccGTGATGCCAGAAGTATTGCAATAGGTTCAGTGACAAGAACTTTCAAGATCGAACTCATCACatttaaatcttgaatccaCCTCTGTTTTATCTGAAAGTTGCTCCAAAAGTAGGTGTCCAGAAATCTACATTGGTCTCATGAGTTACTGGGAAAGTGCTCGAAATAGGTACCAAACATAATCCTCTACTTCTCAGATCTTTATTTCTTCCTTCTGAGGCATCCTCGGATAATTTATTACCACTCTGCACAATGTCAGTGTTGTAAGGTTCATTATAAAGAAAAGCATCTTTTACTAGGATTTTTTCAACCATCAGGACACGattcaaaatatttgtttaaGGGTGAAAGAGAATAATCATATCCATCCCGTCATAATCCTTGGTAGAAAAAATTTAAGCTATAACCGCAGGGGTTAGGCATAGAAACTTATTTGTAATTATATCTTATAAATGATATGATTAATGTTTTGTATATATCTTTACACTGTACTTGCATAGAACTTATAACTCTCTCATAAAATTGGAACATGAATTGTTTTCCAAGATGTATGGAGTAGGGTTTTTAAGTACCTGCTGATGCTGCATGGGTGCTCCATTTTTCATGTATGGGGCGCTTAATGCCTGTAATTAATTTACATAGAAAAACAAATGAATATTTGTATATTGACGGcgtaaaaaatattatataatcGGATAATCTAAAAGAATTTTTATTATATCGTCAGtatgtataacttaaattcaaaaataaatgaagaaaCGAATCTTCATAAACTTACACCAATTTGATCATGGAGGAACTTTATGTACTCAATTGCTTCTGATAGTACAGAAGCTGTATCAGTCTGGAGAGAAAAAAGTATTCattaaaatgaatgaaaatatcttctttttttattgtaAATTCAGACAACTAGTGCTACtcttaagtaaaaaaaatgaagaaaattttaaatctcaGTGCTTATAACCTTTCCAAAAGGTGAGACTAGCTGTTGAAGTGCAGTGATTCTGTCTCCCATTTTCTCCTTCCTCACCTGAGAATGAGTTAATTCTTTTTACATATATTCTAGTAATAACATATGGCtactataataaaataaataagattttaaGTTCTACGCATTAACAATGTAAAATATATATGCGCGATCAGGTAAGATTTCTGATAAacatgatataatatgataaaaataataataaacctGTTATTACCACtacaagaaaacatgaaattagcGACGGACAAAATTTCGTAGCTAAATAGCAAAATCCTATGCTAATCTCATTTAGCTACggattataaaaaaaatctaattagcGAGGAGCTATTTAGCGACAGATTAACTAGGAATTACCGACAAATGCCGTAGCTAATTCCATGTTCTCTTGTAGTGTACATTATAATAAGTTattgataaaaaattaaaatgttgttgtatataatttatacttGTACACATACCTTAAAAGCTGGCGAAGGAGATGGAGTTTGATCATTCCTTGGCCTTTTATTTGATGTTTCAGTACTGCTAGTTttctttgatattttaatttccCTAACCTCTCCCATATTCTGCTGCAATGGGTGAAAAAAGTAAAATCATTTCATGTACTAAATTGAATCAATCAATCGGAAAAGCAAACCCtagatatatataacatgcaaATTTAGTATATAATAggtcatacttatatatattttgaactCGTTGGACTCTAAATTCTGAAATTTACGTGTGTGTAATGAATTACTCACTGTTGAAACATAGTATATTTAAGTGATAATTATAAATGTGCCTTCTCTTTAATAGTTCAAATTTTTAGATGAGATGATTACACAATTCAATATGGTATCAGTGCGGACAAGTAGACATGGCCAGTTCAAATCTCACCGCCAcccaaaaacttaaaaaatatttccaCTTGTATGGCCATGAAGAAGAATCAACCACACATGTGAGGGGGCGTGTTTGAGATATGGTATAGTTGagtaataatagttatcaccATGGATAGTGGTGAGATAAATAAGATCTCTTTACTCTTAACCAAATATGTCAGGTTAGAACCTtgggaatgaaaaaaaaaaaaaaaatctttggtaGGAACACCTCCCCATTTAATAGTCCTTATATATGCGACCTGAATTCGAATTTATCGTTATCCCAAAACAGAAACCGAATACcaaacgagaaaaaaaaaatgtaattacaATTACCTTTGCTTTCTCATCCACTATTGGGTTATTGGGAAGTTGTGGATTATGCAAATTAGAAGGAAATAGACTTGAGGGTAGATCATTCATGGCAGCTGCACTTGCATTCCAAAAAGGTGTATTATTTGAGAAATGCAGCTGGCTATGAGGCGGTGGCAACGGCGATGGCGGTAGCAACGGCTGTTCCGGCGGTGATGTTCGGAGAAATTGAGGAAATTTAGACCAAGAATTTGTTGTAGATGAATGCATCACTTGATGATTATCAGCTACTTCATAATTTGATGGATTAATATTATAGAGTCCTCCTTGTTGTGACATAGTACTTGTTGATGAATGACTAAATATTGGATTATTTTGATCTAATGAAAATCCCCTAATATTATTCATTTGTGATGAAGAATCCTCAGAATTACCAGAATATAACATTTTTTGTCTAGTACTCCAATGATGATCTTGATCATGAGAATTAGCTTCTTGTTGATACTTATTtgtatttgaacttatgtctTCTTGTTGAAGTAATGAAGAAAACCCACT
This window harbors:
- the LOC132053211 gene encoding transcription factor bHLH123-like isoform X3; the protein is MAEEFQLGSGNWWENSASTSRNRFDSGSSNTPTTSSSTSNYSNWPTETHVDIKPRTFLDSGSVLESSGGGGIGGGGGGGGDGVLSSHDSNFQIMGLGLTSQAHEWNHQSLLRGEKAESGFSSLLQQEDISSNTNKYQQEANSHDQDHHWSTRQKMLYSGNSEDSSSQMNNIRGFSLDQNNPIFSHSSTSTMSQQGGLYNINPSNYEVADNHQVMHSSTTNSWSKFPQFLRTSPPEQPLLPPSPLPPPHSQLHFSNNTPFWNASAAAMNDLPSSLFPSNLHNPQLPNNPIVDEKAKQNMGEVREIKISKKTSSTETSNKRPRNDQTPSPSPAFKVRKEKMGDRITALQQLVSPFGKTDTASVLSEAIEYIKFLHDQIGALSAPYMKNGAPMQHQQKEEIKI
- the LOC132053211 gene encoding transcription factor bHLH123-like isoform X2, whose product is MAEEFQLGSGNWWENSASTSRNRFDSGSSNTPTTSSSTSNYSNWPTETHVDIKPRTFLDSGSVLESSGGGGIGGGGGGGGDGVLSSHDSNFQIMGLGLTSQAHEWNHQSLLRGEKAESGFSSLLQQEDISSNTNKYQQEANSHDQDHHWSTRQKMLYSGNSEDSSSQMNNIRGFSLDQNNPIFSHSSTSTMSQQGGLYNINPSNYEVADNHQVMHSSTTNSWSKFPQFLRTSPPEQPLLPPSPLPPPHSQLHFSNNTPFWNASAAAMNDLPSSLFPSNLHNPQLPNNPIVDEKAKNMGEVREIKISKKTSSTETSNKRPRNDQTPSPSPAFKVRKEKMGDRITALQQLVSPFGKTDTASVLSEAIEYIKFLHDQIGALSAPYMKNGAPMQHQQSGNKLSEDASEGRNKDLRSRGLCLVPISSTFPVTHETNVDFWTPTFGATFR
- the LOC132053211 gene encoding transcription factor bHLH123-like isoform X1, which gives rise to MAEEFQLGSGNWWENSASTSRNRFDSGSSNTPTTSSSTSNYSNWPTETHVDIKPRTFLDSGSVLESSGGGGIGGGGGGGGDGVLSSHDSNFQIMGLGLTSQAHEWNHQSLLRGEKAESGFSSLLQQEDISSNTNKYQQEANSHDQDHHWSTRQKMLYSGNSEDSSSQMNNIRGFSLDQNNPIFSHSSTSTMSQQGGLYNINPSNYEVADNHQVMHSSTTNSWSKFPQFLRTSPPEQPLLPPSPLPPPHSQLHFSNNTPFWNASAAAMNDLPSSLFPSNLHNPQLPNNPIVDEKAKQNMGEVREIKISKKTSSTETSNKRPRNDQTPSPSPAFKVRKEKMGDRITALQQLVSPFGKTDTASVLSEAIEYIKFLHDQIGALSAPYMKNGAPMQHQQSGNKLSEDASEGRNKDLRSRGLCLVPISSTFPVTHETNVDFWTPTFGATFR